The stretch of DNA TGCATCTACCTATATGATCGATCTATATAAGATTATCAAGGAGCATAGCCAATAGACCCACAATCTACTGATTCGGCGGTCCAATCCTTCTATGACCGCCACCCATATCCACGCCCGCTTGATAATCTCGACGCGTACCGCCGTCTCTGGAGCGATCTGAACCGCCAGCGGGCCGATTACCACCTGTATTGGCCTCACAGACCTTTCAGGGATGATTTTTCCATATTGATTGCAGGCTGTGGAACTTCGCAAGCAGCCAAGTATGCCATGCGCTGGCCTCACGCTCACGTGGTAGGCATCGATTTCAGCCAGACCAGTGTGCAGCATACCCTGGTGCTCAAGGAAAAATATGCTTTAGCAAACCTGAGTGTCCACCAGCTTCCCATCCAGCGGGTTGAAGAGCTTAGTCTGACCTTCGATCAGATCGTATGCACCGGGGTCCTTCATCACCTGGCAGATCCCGCCTCAGGGTTAAATGCCCTGAGCAGAGTGCTTGCCCCGGATGGTGCGATGCAGCTGATGGTTTATGCACCTTATGGCAGGGCTGGGATTTACATGCTGCAGGAGTTTTGCCGGAAGCTCGGAATCCAGGTAACCGATGAAGGCATCCACCTGCTCAACCAGGTCCTTCGAGTACTGCCTCCAGGTCATCCGCTTGAACACTTGATCCAGCATGCCCCTGATATATTGAATGAGGTTGAGCTGGCTGATGCACTGCTTAACCCACGCGACCAGGCTTATTCCGTCTCACGCTTAGTTGATCTGCTCGGTGAAGCTGGCTTGAAATTTGGCCGTTGGGTAAGGCAGGCTGCTTACCTAGCGCAATGTGGTTTATTGGCGAGTACTCAGCTGGCCTCTCGGATAACCAACCTTCCTATGCTCGAGCAATATTCGGCGATGGAGCTGTTACGAGGCACCATGCTCCGTCATAGTGCGATCCTGTACCGGAAGGATGCCTCCAGCTCTGGCAGGATGATCAATTTTCGCGATCCAGGCTGGAAAAGCTATGTGCCTATTCGTATAGCCGATACTATCTGTGTTAATGAGCGCTTGCCTGAGGGAGCCGCGGCAGTGTTGATCAATCAGGTGCATAGCTATACGGACTTATATATGCCCATCGATGCTATTGAAAAGCATTGGTATGATGCCATCGATGGAAAACGCACTATTCGTGCGGTGATTGAGCATTCACGCGCTATCCAGCGAGAGACACCAAAATCCGACAAGGTACGCAGCTTCTTCGAACGTCTATGGTGGTATGACCAGGTGGTGTTTGATCTATCCAATACTTGAAGACTAGAAAGGGAGTACACAATGAATACGCAATTACCATCCTGGAATGACAGCGACACAAAACGATCGATACTCAGCTTCATCCAGGCTGTCACCGATCCTGGTAGTGCTAGCTTTGTGCCGCCGATAAAGCGTATCGCCACCTTTGATAACGACGGCACGCTCTGGCTTGAGAAGCCTTTATATATCCAATTGCAGTTTGGTTTACGTGCGATTTATAAGCTGGCAGCCGAAAAACCCGAGCTGCGTGAGCGCCAGCCATTTAAGGCTGTGTATGAGAAAGACATGGCCTGGTTAGGAAAGGTTGCCAGCGATTTTGCGAAGGGTGATATGCAGGGAGTAATGGCCCTCGGATCAGGTTACCTTGAGGCATTTGAAGGCATCTCCGTCGAAGAGTTTGAGCAAGCTGCCCTCGAGTTCTTGAACAATTCAGTGGATGCTCGATTTAACAAGCCATATAAGCTGTTGACCTATTTACCG from Anaerolineales bacterium encodes:
- a CDS encoding class I SAM-dependent methyltransferase, giving the protein MDPQSTDSAVQSFYDRHPYPRPLDNLDAYRRLWSDLNRQRADYHLYWPHRPFRDDFSILIAGCGTSQAAKYAMRWPHAHVVGIDFSQTSVQHTLVLKEKYALANLSVHQLPIQRVEELSLTFDQIVCTGVLHHLADPASGLNALSRVLAPDGAMQLMVYAPYGRAGIYMLQEFCRKLGIQVTDEGIHLLNQVLRVLPPGHPLEHLIQHAPDILNEVELADALLNPRDQAYSVSRLVDLLGEAGLKFGRWVRQAAYLAQCGLLASTQLASRITNLPMLEQYSAMELLRGTMLRHSAILYRKDASSSGRMINFRDPGWKSYVPIRIADTICVNERLPEGAAAVLINQVHSYTDLYMPIDAIEKHWYDAIDGKRTIRAVIEHSRAIQRETPKSDKVRSFFERLWWYDQVVFDLSNT